The nucleotide window GTGGATTATATTGTTATTCATAATTTATGCTTTACTGATAGCCTTCGGCCGTATTTATATGGGGGCACATTTTCCAATAGATGTCCTAGTAGGAGCATTAACAGGAATTATATCAGGGATAGCAGGATACTATTTAAAAATATATTTAAAGGTGTTTATCAATGGATATTTTCAATTACCATTCTGACTGCAGAGAAGGGAAGATAGAGATTCTTCCGTCAAAAAGATTAAAAACAGTCAAAGACCTTAGTGTTGCTTATACTCCAGGAGTTGGAAAAGTTTCAGAAGAAATTCATAAAGACCCGGAAAAAGTTTATGAATATACCTCTATTGGCAATCTGGTTGCTATTGTAACCAATGGAACTGCAGTTCTGGGGCTTGGGGATATTGGCAATAAAGCAGCAAAACCTGTTATGGAAGGTAAATCTGTATTGTTTAAACTGTTTGCCGATATTGACGCAATAGATATAGAAGTGGAGGATAAAGAGCCTGAATCTTTTGTTAGAACTGTTAAATCAATTGCTGGGACTTTCGGTGGAATAAATCTTGAAGATATAAAAGCTCCTGAATGTTTTCAAATAGAAGAAAGCTTAAAAAGTCAGTTAGATATTCCTGTTATGCATGATGACCAGTGGGGCACTGCAACAGTTATACTTGCCGGTTTATGGAATGCTTTATATCTGGTTAATAAAAGGATATCCAATGTAAAAATAGTCATAAATGGTGCAGGTTCCTCAGCACTTGCTACTGCGCAACTACTAAAAAAAGCAGGGGCAAAAAATATATATGTTCTTGATAGTAAAGGACTTATTTCAACTTATCGCACAGATCTAAATCCTTATAAACAAAAA belongs to Persephonella sp. and includes:
- a CDS encoding malic enzyme-like NAD(P)-binding protein — protein: MDIFNYHSDCREGKIEILPSKRLKTVKDLSVAYTPGVGKVSEEIHKDPEKVYEYTSIGNLVAIVTNGTAVLGLGDIGNKAAKPVMEGKSVLFKLFADIDAIDIEVEDKEPESFVRTVKSIAGTFGGINLEDIKAPECFQIEESLKSQLDIPVMHDDQWGTATVILAGLWNALYLVNKRISNVKIVINGAGSSALATAQLLKKAGAKNIYVLDSKGLISTYRTDLNPYKQKVAVNEPVKQLDEVIKGADVFIGLSVGNILKEENLKNMSEHPIIFALANPIPEIYPDLALKIRKDGILATGRSDFYNQINNLISFPYIFRAALDTRAKINMDMLISASKAISEIAKLPVPEYITQIYGEKFEFGKEYIIPKPFDRRLLLNVPVEIVKATIQTGTAKINIDLRTYPKELEKRLERIEKINPICSL